The Oncorhynchus clarkii lewisi isolate Uvic-CL-2024 chromosome 12, UVic_Ocla_1.0, whole genome shotgun sequence genome segment agttcccttcagttggtatagcctacattatcattccattaTTTAGTTTGCCTTCATTTGCTTCCTTTGTGAACTCCATCACAGACGTGTGGTTGTTCCAGGGGATCATTCGTAATAGTTAATGAAATTGTTATGGAGCAGAGCACAGACCAAGACCGAACAGTTTGAACCCGACACTTGGCTATGTCATCACATAGTTCCATGGCTAGTGCAGGCAATAAATGAGGGTATAGCctattgtacactattctccctattataattgtATATACATTACCTTGGGTTAAACATTTTCTGAATGACTCAAACCACCATTTTTTATTCATCAATATCTTTCAtgcgtaaaggctctccaaaccagTTCTTTTTAATGATTCATACAaccctaaaatgtgcctaaatcATTAACATgagtatttttaaatctaccagtTGGTGTTGAAACGGAGacgaatatgcatatatttagatgactttctttcattgatcctTATTTTCTGAACCCGTTCTCTCAATGTATTCTAGTCTGTAGACAAATTTCTAATTAAAGGCACACCAtctttaaagggatggcttaagataagtgtactgagaagtgcgtaggaaTTTATGCCTTTCCTAAGTCGGAATGGGGCCCTTTATGATTACAGTTCAGCCTTTGAGTGAAAGAGAACAGCCAATAATATAATAACTTCTGTACATCTGAGGACTGCGTTATTGCAATCACAAAGACCGTCAGTCAAACATTGTCTGTGGAAGGTCTTCCAATGACATGTACCTTTTTGTATTCTGACAAGGAAAAAGCATACTGGCAATACATTCAACCAAAGCGCATGTTTAGGGAACAAACTGAATGAAAAAGTGCATTCTTATTTGATTTCCTTTTTCCTCTGAGTGGCTGAATGGCTAAAAATATTGTGTATAAGTTCAGCAAAGTAAGATTGTAGAACTGAGCAACATGATtgaacaaacaaaaacatagGTTGCATTCAGCCAGTTAATCGTTTTGTTGTTTCCCCACGAGACGTACTATTCTTAACTTTGGTATGATAGGTTGtacaatcaaatttatttatgaagcccttcttacatcagctgatgtcaaagtgctgtacagaaacccagcctaaaaccccaaacagcaagcaatgcaggtgtagaagcacagggGCTAGGAAAAcctccatagaaaggccagaacctaggaagaaccctagagaggaaccaggctacgaggggtggccagtcctcttctggctgtcaAACGttcagatgaccagcagggtcgaataataataataataatcacagtggttgtagagagtacaacaggtcagcacctcaggagtaaatgtcagttggcttttcatagcatcTCTACCGCGCTTGCTGTCtctagagttgaaaacagcaggtctgggagagggagcccgtccggtgaacaggtcagggttccacacccgcaggcagaacagttgaaactggagcagcagcacgaccagatggactggggacagcaaggagtcatcaggccaggtagtcctgaggcatggtcctagggctcaggtcctccgcgAGAGAGAACATacctaaattcacacaggacaccggataagacaggataaatactccagatataagacTGATTCTAGCACCCccaacacaaactattgcagcataaatactgggaGGGGTCAAATGACCTACCTAccatggaagagaggaggaaattAAGAAGGCAGGAACCACATGGAATAAGGTCAAGAAAACCATCCAGAAGAGTTCCCTGGAGATGTACTGCTGGCTGAGGACCTAATCTGCTGAAAGGAAAAAGTATGTTGTCATAATTAAAGTGAAGAAGGTCTATTGCAACATACAATCACACCATCTCAAAATGAATGTCAAGCACATCTGCAGAGCTAAATGTTTGCCTTTATCACCATGAGGAAAATAACATCTGTCAAGGTTAAATTCAAACAAGAGAAGACATTCAGTGGGAACAGCTTAGCACATCAAAGCAAACAAAATACAAATACTTACTAATCTTTCCACATTTCTCCACATTTCTCTGCCACACTGTGATGCGTTATGAAGAATATGGCTTGACTCATTCGCCAAAGGAAAGGGAGCACTGCCGCAACCTCGCTTTCCAACCAAGGTGCATGAACTGAAGAGCAAACTAAAGGGGAGATTCAGCAACtattggaggacaatggaagttAAAACATTACAAATAAAACCAGTGTTTCGGCTTTTGGCCATCGCATTAGTTTTACTTAACTTCCATTGTCCGTTAAATAGTTACAATATCTCCCCTCTAATTCTGAGGACATTCACCAGTGTGTGTGAACCTCCTCCTGAAGGCAGTCAGTCAGGTTGCAGCTGACAGTAAGTTTAACCAACACTTCACTTCAGTTAAAATAAACATCCTCTGCAGAAAGGTTTAACCTCATCTCAATTAAAAGGCATGAGtcttaaaggtaatgtgtcacaTAGGCTTTCAATGACCACAAAATAAGCCCCCAAAACAAAAGGAGAGAAAAGGCATGCTGTCGAGCTTGCCATTGCAGAATTATAACTCCTGGGGCACAAAGCTAAAAGCAATGACAAAACCATAAAAGCCCTCTCACAGACAggttttatttattgttttattaACATCGCTTAAAAAAAGGCTAAAAGCAAAATAACAAAAAGTTGACGATGTCGCAATTGCAACCATTCCTTTCAAGGGTAGAAAATGTTAACACTAAACAAAATTAGTTAATCTGTTTATGTCAAGCATTAGATTCATTTATATACAGAGGATTCGGTACGTGGGGGTCCCTCCATTCTTCAGGTTCATTCAATGATTTCAGACGAATCCCTATCAGTCAGTGATGAACTGGAAACAGAGCAGAGCCGAGTGAAATGAAACACCTTCAAAGCAGAGTTGTAAGTTCTACTTCACATATTTCTCCATGAATTTCTTGTGGAACTCGGAGCGCAGTGTGTCGTTGACAAAGCGTTTCTCCCTGCGTGCCTCATCCACTCCCTTTGCACAGTTCTTGAACACTACATCATCGTCCCAccttagagagaaagacaggagaggatatAAAACAACTGTCATCCACAGCCATGCACCAGgcagttgtgtttgtgtgtgtttacctccGCTTGACGCTGAAGGCAGTCGGGGTGGGGActatctgctgctgctgctgctgtcctgCCAGGTTGAGCAGAGGATTTCCACTCAGGATGTTCTCCATGCGGATCCTCTCCTCCTCAGCTTTCTGCTCCCGCTCCTGGTACAGGACACGAAACGTGGACAGAGAGGACCAGGTGCAAAGCTCTCATTGTTCAATAGTTTAGCCACTTCCTGGTAGGCCTTGATAAAAGGCTCAAATAGTTGCTTGCAAGCATCTCAAAAATCAACAAAAAAGGTAGACTTGTGTCAACTCAGGACTGTCCCTTTAAACATATGTAACCACTCTGAAATTCAAAGACAGAGCtatagatgcaaggactgaccagccAATATATCAACATTAGTTTCATGCATGTTTTGAGGCATTTACTCCaatcttatattttgggttctgatggggtttgACAGTTGAATCCATATGTATATATCCAAGTCAGAAAATGTCTGACCAGGATTATACACTATAATGAcgaaagtatatggacaccccttcaaaatagtggatttggctatttcagccacacccgttgctgacaggtgtataaaatcgagcacacagtcatgcaatcgccatagacaaacattggcggaAGAacaaccttactgaagagctcagtgactttcaacgtggcacggtCAAAAAAGTCAGTCCGTCAAATTTCTACCCTGGTCAActcagtgctgttattgtgaagtaaaaatgtctaggagcaacaacagctcagccgtaaggtggtagtccacacaagctcacagaacgggactagTGAGTGCTAAAGCGTGTAGCacataaaaatagtctgtcctctgttgcaacactcactaccaaactgcctatggaagcaacgtcagcacaaaaactatttgtcgggagcttcatgaaatgggtttccatggctgagtagccgcacacaagcctaagatcatcatgcgcaatgccaagtgtcgactggagttgtgtaaagctcgctgctATTGGActgtggagcagtggaaatgcgttctctgcagtgatgaatcacgcttccccATCGAAgttgagatcgatgtggaagaacttgactacctgattttggaatgagatgtttggctagcaggtgtccacatatttttcaAACAAAACAACCCAATAATTTAGCAGGTCAATTTAGCCCTATTCTCTACTACTCAGCAATACTGGAGTAAGCCATTTGCACTTGGCTGGACTCAACTGGCACGACTGTGACCTTGCAGCTATTGACCATCTTGTAGCGACTCGTATCTCTGCGTTGGAGGCCTTACCTTGCGTTCCTGCTCCTCAGCCCGCTCCTTCTTGATCTTCTCCAGTTCAGCCAGCAGAGCTGCAGTGTCATCATCATCACTGTCCTCAGAGTCATCATCTTCCTCATCATCCTACACCCAAACACATAAAACAATAACAGTTTAGAGGCTGAGCTTTCAAAAAAGAAGGGAAAAAAAGAAGCACAGACTTTAATGTGACAGGTGGATGAACATGTGGCACCTACATCAGTGAGGGGGTCGTCTGCATCAAGGTTGGCAGCAGGGATCTGATCCAGTCTGGGCCTCTTTGAGGACGAGGATGAAGATGTGGTGTGTTCTGAAAATTAAAAAGAGAAACCACAATTTCAATGATACTTGCTTGAGATGAAAGCCCCTGCAGATGACTCATGCCAACAAAAAATAACCTTTGGGCATAATGGTATGTCAGATGCTAAATCCTCTTGATCTTCTTTACACACAGAATACAATATTTTACATTCAGGTCAATCTTTACCTCAGGTCTGAGTTTATGTGTATGCCTGGATACCCACCTCTaggtcccctctctctggtcttctCCCGGACAGCAACAcgctccctctcctccagctctctgcGGAAGTCACGGGCACGCACCTCCTCGGGGGCATCCTGGGTGGGCTGTCTGAGGGGATGAGACAGGGACACAGTGAGACATCACTCTACCTTCAACCAGAGGGACCTGTTCCCAACTACTGGTGCAGTGCAGCACTAAGCCATATGGTATGGGGAAAGACTGATGCCAAGATGTCAAAACACAACAAGAATAGGTTTTGTTACTTGTGTCACTCACCTGTATTTGATCTTTGTGTGACCAGGCAGATCTCGGCTTGAGTACTGTTTGGACAAGGCACTGAGAtcgccctctcccttccctctccctcctctcgctgGCTCAAACGTTGGTCTCGCGGCTGTTGTCATTTTTGGTAGCTCTAAAAATAGAAAACCCAaggaaatatagctagctagagAGAACATAAAGGGCAACACATACATAGCTAATCTGCCATTAACACATCAAATTACGTGACAACGTTTTTTTATGTCACGTTAACATAACTCGATACGTATTTAGTTAGCTAACTCGCCATGGTGAAACAATCAAACGGTGGACGTCTGAGATACAGAGTATCTGGCGagaaacgttagctagctagtagtaCTGTACTTAAATAAACACATACATCTAAGCTAGCTAGTTATATGGCTAGCTAACCAGCCGACACAGCTAGTTAGTAAAGCAAATTTAATAACGATTTCAGCATTGCATGGAATTTAGTACAAACTTGGTATTGATTATTGCTGTGCAAACACCAGCACACTCGTCTACGCTAGGTAGTAAGTTATGTGTACCGGggttgttagctagcaagctggctgccagctaacgttagctttacTATCTTTTCAGCGAGAAAAATAACAGTCATACAGTAACCAAAGCTACAAGTTTACTAAAATAATAAACTGTATttctattttaaaaaataaaatcaactagctagcaagctaatatGGAATAATGTCGAGGAAATGTACCTTTTTCCTCACACTATGAGGAAGAGAAAGGGCCTTTAGATGTAAACAGTGACGTCACGCCGTCCTTCTTCTTCTGTGGGTTTTATGGCGGACTACAACCCCAAAAGGTGAATTGCCGCCACCAACTGGACGGGTTGAAACTTGACGTTACGCCGTGTGCGAAATTTCCTTTCGTAGGATATCCGGAGCCAAAGGCATTAACATTAATGACTTACGTCGGGTGATTGGTGAGCCTTCTTGGGTGTGTGACGTCTCACATAAGTACTTTTACCATTCTACAAACTGTCCGTATGTTGCTTTTTGTGCTTTAAAGAAACTGGGAACAaaaaacgaggtcaaatcatgatgtcgGTGATCTTCAAGTCAGAAAGTTGGAGCTGTAGAAAGATGCCTGAGTTTCCAACTTCGAATTCCGAGTTAGATGACCATTCCCAGTCTGagcttttttgtatatattttgttgAGTTCCCCAGTTATCTTGAATGCACTTAAGTCGGATGTCAGAGATTTCTGAGGTCCCAGTTGTTGAACGTTTTTAACTCTGTATTTTTTAACCGAGGTGCAATCTGAATGAGATGGTTGCCAGTGTAGAGTACCACAGTAtaagtcataatacccataacacctagcggtcaaatggggaaatggttccaatcgtttttccaccattcatttttcctataggggattttagaaacacttaaaatagtAAGATGTCACTgacagatatggcagctctgcttctagctcctaagcaactttgcagtattttgttttttggtGTGTtattcttacattattagcccagaaaatgttttgtgtaactacatacagccggaaagaacttttggatatcagagcagcggtaactcaccagcgttacgaccaggaatacgaatTTTCCGAATTGGATCATTTGTTTGTAGCCCCCAGGGCAATTtaacttattccagaggctgctccaaaacacagccagcggagaagaggtattcggagtggatttctagtccgactcaggaaaagtgcacaccatccaccacttccgagtatattactcgctaatgttcacgTCCCCGTTCATACATACTGTCCCCGTTCATACAGCcatctgggttctcagtacatcgtgcagacaggaataaagacctctccgggaagaagaaattTGAGGGTGTATGTtttatgattaactactcatggtgtgattgtgataacatacagaaactcaagtccttttgtgcTCCatacctagaatacctcacaatcaattGCCACCCGAGTGAAGCCGATACCACGATGGCCGTCgaagaactacactggactttatgcaaactggaaaccacatatcctgaggccacatttattgtagctggggattttaacaaagcaaattttgGGAAAATGCTACcgaagttctaccaacacattgactgtagtactcgcgctggGAAAACATTGGACCACAGCTACTAAACTTTTCAAAATGCCttcaaggccctcccccgccctcccttcggcaaatcttaTCACGACTGCATTTTGCTCCtaccttcctataggcagaaactcaaacaggaagtacctatcgtaaggtctattcaacgctggtctgaccaatcggaatccatgcttcaagattgttttgatcacgcagactgggatatgttccgggtagcctctgagaataacatagACGAATACACAGATACGGTGACtaagttcatcaggaagtgtataggacaTGTTGtaaccactgtgactattaaaacctacccaaaccagaagctGTGCATAGATGgaagcattcacgcaaaactgaaaacacgaaccaccgcatttaacaatggcaaggtgactgggaatatggccgaatacaaacagtgtagttattccctccgtaagaaaatcaaacaggcaaaacgtcagtacagagacaaagtggagtcgcaattcaatggctcagacacgagacgtatgtggcagggtctacagacaaccacggactacaaagggacaCCAGCCACATTCCGGACATCaatgtcttgcttccggacaagctaaacatgttctttgcccactttgaggataacacaatgccaccgacgggctgtggactctccttctccGTTGACgacgtaagacatttaagcgtgttaaccctcgcaaggccgccggcccagacagcattcCTAGGCGCGTCCTCAGagtatgcgcagaccagctggctggagtgtttacggaccaatt includes the following:
- the LOC139423009 gene encoding protein CWC15 homolog; amino-acid sequence: MTTAARPTFEPARGGRGKGEGDLSALSKQYSSRDLPGHTKIKYRQPTQDAPEEVRARDFRRELEERERVAVREKTRERGPREHTTSSSSSSKRPRLDQIPAANLDADDPLTDDDEEDDDSEDSDDDDTAALLAELEKIKKERAEEQERKEREQKAEEERIRMENILSGNPLLNLAGQQQQQQIVPTPTAFSVKRRWDDDVVFKNCAKGVDEARREKRFVNDTLRSEFHKKFMEKYVK